From the Natrarchaeobaculum aegyptiacum genome, one window contains:
- a CDS encoding ASCH domain-containing protein: MSELDSGTLLPNDRMEQQALEGEVTQIHRGQQYADEGDTFAIDGTAFEVVEVTDRTLGDLTDEDAQKEGMPDLEAYRGLLERAHDNFEWDDDSEVVLHRFERQ, from the coding sequence ATGAGCGAACTCGACTCCGGCACCCTGCTTCCGAACGACCGCATGGAACAACAGGCACTCGAGGGCGAGGTCACCCAGATCCACCGCGGCCAGCAGTACGCCGACGAGGGCGACACATTCGCAATCGACGGCACGGCGTTCGAGGTCGTCGAGGTCACCGACCGTACCCTCGGCGACCTCACCGACGAGGACGCCCAGAAGGAGGGGATGCCCGACCTCGAGGCCTATCGCGGTCTGCTCGAGCGCGCTCACGACAACTTCGAGTGGGACGACGATAGCGAGGTCGTGTTACACCGGTTCGAGCGCCAGTGA
- the ftsY gene encoding signal recognition particle-docking protein FtsY, translating into MFDNLKKKLGSFRKDAEEAAAENVEEVDDDELDEVEAADAADEALEAGDGEAEALEGDAADTQAAAVDETGSDAVGDDADEAVEPDVEAEPVGGVEADADDTGAPAAVGAEADETDSDEADADDEESNSTGFGRKARSLVKGKFVIEEEDLEGPLHELELALLSSDVEMGVAEEILDNIREELVGETRTFTTSTGEVVEEALRDAIYDVISVGQFDFDERIAVEDKPVTIVFTGVNGVGKTTSIAKLSRYFEERGYSTVMANGDTYRAGANEQIEEHAANLETKLITHEQGGDPAAVLYDGVEYAQANDVDVVLGDTAGRLHTNEGLMDQLEKIDRVVDPDMTLFVDEAVAGQDAVNRAREFNEAAEIDGAILTKADADSNGGAAISIAHVTGKPILFLGVGQGYDDIERFDPEEMVDRLLAED; encoded by the coding sequence ATGTTCGACAACCTGAAGAAGAAACTCGGAAGCTTCCGCAAGGACGCCGAGGAGGCGGCTGCAGAGAACGTCGAGGAAGTCGACGACGACGAACTCGACGAGGTCGAGGCCGCAGACGCCGCCGACGAAGCACTCGAGGCCGGTGACGGCGAAGCCGAGGCTCTCGAGGGCGACGCCGCCGACACACAGGCGGCAGCCGTCGACGAAACCGGGAGCGACGCGGTCGGTGACGATGCCGACGAAGCGGTCGAGCCGGACGTCGAAGCGGAGCCCGTCGGCGGTGTGGAAGCTGACGCAGACGACACCGGGGCTCCAGCCGCCGTCGGCGCGGAAGCCGACGAAACCGATTCAGACGAAGCCGACGCCGACGACGAGGAATCCAACTCGACCGGCTTCGGCCGGAAGGCCAGGTCGCTCGTCAAGGGCAAGTTCGTCATCGAGGAAGAAGACCTCGAAGGGCCCTTGCACGAACTCGAGCTGGCGTTACTCTCGAGCGACGTCGAGATGGGCGTCGCCGAGGAGATCCTCGACAACATCCGCGAGGAACTGGTCGGCGAGACGCGCACGTTCACGACGTCGACCGGCGAAGTCGTCGAGGAGGCACTGCGAGATGCGATCTACGACGTGATCAGCGTCGGGCAGTTCGATTTCGACGAGCGCATCGCCGTCGAGGACAAGCCAGTCACCATCGTCTTCACCGGTGTCAACGGCGTCGGGAAGACCACCTCGATCGCCAAGCTCAGCCGTTACTTCGAGGAGCGAGGCTACTCGACCGTGATGGCCAACGGCGACACCTACCGCGCCGGGGCCAACGAACAGATCGAGGAACACGCAGCGAACCTCGAGACGAAGCTCATCACCCACGAGCAAGGTGGCGACCCCGCGGCCGTACTCTACGACGGCGTCGAGTACGCCCAGGCGAACGACGTCGACGTCGTGCTGGGCGACACCGCGGGCCGTCTGCACACCAACGAAGGCCTGATGGACCAGCTCGAGAAGATCGACCGCGTCGTCGACCCCGACATGACGCTGTTCGTCGACGAGGCCGTGGCGGGTCAGGACGCCGTCAACCGCGCCCGCGAGTTCAACGAGGCTGCTGAGATCGACGGTGCGATCCTGACGAAAGCCGACGCCGACTCGAACGGTGGGGCGGCCATCTCGATCGCCCACGTCACCGGGAAGCCGATCCTGTTCCTCGGCGTCGGACAGGGCTACGACGACATCGAGCGGTTCGACCCCGAGGAGATGGTCGACCGGTTGCTGGCCGAAGACTAG
- the pfdA gene encoding prefoldin subunit alpha, giving the protein MSQQQLQQLSQELQEIDQQIQALQTDVENVQDEKSNVDEAIDALDQLETESTVQVPIGGGAYLRATIQDIDEVIVDLGADYAAELEEDDAVSALESKKENLDERVSELNSEIAELQTEQEELEQQAQQLQQQAMQQQLQGLGGQGEGQGQQDDE; this is encoded by the coding sequence ATGAGCCAGCAACAACTCCAGCAGCTCTCCCAGGAACTTCAGGAGATCGACCAGCAGATTCAGGCACTCCAGACAGACGTCGAGAACGTTCAGGACGAGAAGTCGAACGTCGACGAGGCCATCGACGCCCTCGACCAGCTCGAGACCGAGTCGACGGTGCAGGTGCCGATCGGCGGCGGCGCGTACCTTCGAGCGACCATCCAGGACATCGACGAAGTGATCGTCGACCTCGGTGCCGACTACGCCGCCGAACTCGAGGAAGACGACGCCGTCTCCGCACTCGAGAGCAAGAAGGAGAATCTGGACGAGCGCGTCAGCGAACTCAACTCCGAGATCGCCGAACTCCAGACCGAGCAGGAAGAACTCGAGCAGCAGGCCCAGCAACTCCAGCAACAGGCGATGCAACAGCAGCTGCAGGGTCTCGGCGGCCAGGGCGAAGGCCAGGGCCAGCAGGACGACGAGTAA
- a CDS encoding Coenzyme F420 hydrogenase/dehydrogenase, beta subunit C-terminal domain, whose protein sequence is MGIDSEGERSEPSDRANGEAVSREADRREASKNRAGSAGTERSDRAFPGVPDSQTESSDDERVLVSGGAADEPTRDGATHTATDTDSGCGPETCTCGEKTADVASPEVGSSASRKPNGSVGSRPVATDGAGVANVDEDGQLGDLEFTEPAEGVSQDLYEGDPTHRVGVPEGVDLDTPEYSIRSEMNDIETPDEKTWFHELDEAVIQDGRCIQCGTCVAACPSDSIGVGEDDHPELVKMCTGCSLCWDFCPRGGLRYERQWVVTGGEDNVKGAGDPITEFSARVDEEWTDEAQDGGVVTHILATLLEKGEIDGALIATEDDDEPWKAVSYLATSREDLIANAGTIYNQTLAVGNLDLAQWEHKLPDKDWEDLSLAFVGTPCEIEGLRALQDFDWHHDSHEEGIRAVDYMISLMCTKNFNYYSLIGELLEEQRGVSPDQIGKMDVLHGKLMVYDHDDEMIVEEDVTNFHDAALKGCNECADFTGFCSDVTVGSVGSSDEYSSVIIRTEQGMKAWELTEPSLDYHDLEDRSAVGKLQGWDKKQAFESLERPFDPDAPRFIDYTDHAENYGVRTNPHDGV, encoded by the coding sequence ATGGGGATTGACAGCGAGGGCGAACGCAGTGAGCCCTCGGATCGGGCGAACGGCGAAGCCGTGAGCCGCGAGGCCGACCGACGGGAGGCCTCGAAAAATCGAGCGGGGAGTGCTGGGACCGAGCGGAGCGACCGCGCCTTCCCCGGCGTCCCCGACTCACAGACGGAGTCGTCCGACGACGAGCGCGTGCTCGTTTCCGGCGGCGCGGCCGACGAACCGACTCGAGACGGCGCGACCCACACCGCCACCGACACCGACAGTGGCTGTGGCCCCGAGACGTGCACCTGCGGCGAGAAGACCGCCGACGTCGCGTCTCCTGAGGTCGGCTCGAGCGCCTCGAGGAAGCCGAACGGATCGGTCGGCTCGAGGCCCGTCGCCACGGACGGCGCGGGCGTCGCGAACGTCGACGAGGACGGCCAGCTCGGCGACCTCGAGTTCACCGAGCCCGCCGAGGGTGTCAGTCAGGACCTCTACGAGGGCGATCCGACCCATCGCGTGGGCGTTCCCGAGGGCGTCGACCTCGATACCCCCGAGTACTCGATTCGCTCGGAGATGAACGACATCGAGACGCCCGACGAGAAGACCTGGTTCCACGAACTCGACGAGGCCGTCATTCAGGACGGGCGCTGTATCCAGTGTGGGACCTGTGTGGCGGCCTGTCCCTCCGACTCGATCGGCGTCGGTGAGGACGACCACCCCGAACTCGTCAAGATGTGCACCGGCTGTTCGCTCTGCTGGGACTTCTGTCCCCGCGGCGGCCTCCGGTACGAGCGCCAGTGGGTCGTCACTGGCGGCGAGGACAACGTCAAGGGTGCCGGCGACCCGATCACGGAGTTCTCCGCGCGCGTCGACGAGGAGTGGACCGACGAGGCCCAGGACGGCGGTGTGGTCACGCACATCCTGGCGACGCTGCTCGAGAAGGGAGAGATCGACGGCGCGCTCATCGCCACCGAGGACGACGACGAGCCCTGGAAGGCCGTCAGCTACCTCGCGACGAGCCGTGAGGACCTGATCGCCAATGCGGGGACGATCTACAACCAGACGCTGGCCGTCGGCAACCTCGACCTCGCCCAGTGGGAGCACAAGCTCCCCGACAAGGACTGGGAGGACCTGAGCCTCGCGTTCGTGGGCACCCCCTGTGAGATCGAAGGGCTGCGCGCCCTGCAGGACTTCGACTGGCACCACGACTCCCACGAAGAGGGAATCCGCGCCGTCGACTACATGATCTCGCTGATGTGCACGAAGAACTTCAACTACTACAGCCTCATCGGCGAGTTACTCGAAGAGCAACGCGGGGTCTCACCCGACCAGATCGGCAAGATGGACGTCCTCCACGGCAAGCTGATGGTCTACGACCACGACGACGAGATGATCGTCGAGGAGGACGTGACGAACTTCCACGACGCCGCGCTCAAGGGCTGTAACGAGTGTGCCGACTTCACCGGCTTCTGTTCAGACGTTACGGTGGGATCGGTCGGCTCTTCCGACGAGTACTCGAGCGTCATCATCCGAACCGAACAGGGGATGAAGGCGTGGGAACTCACCGAACCGAGTCTGGACTACCACGACCT
- a CDS encoding nitrite/sulfite reductase: MNSTEQKKQEKHPLDVIDDVYEYAAEGCTFEEIEERAGDGEWERLKWAGMYAQKQEGFFMIRTKVPGGYLTPEQAEVIGECAQDYAVAPEEYGGETQNELWGDAYVDITTRQDIQKHWIRVEDIPEMWDRYDEVGLTTVQGCGDSARNVLGCPAAGISDHECFDAQPVVDAVSDYFTGNREYANLPRKFKLTITGCAHDCAQSQINDIGLVPAKKELEGEFYYGFHARVGGGLSDGPRMASELDVFIPPEDAVEFCRAVAQTFKELGDRHNRGLCRMRYLVEQLGPETFEEAVRDRLTVALPTAGENLTVGYQGDHVGVHDQKQAGLKYVGFNVIAGRMGGDEFAEAARAATKYGTDEASVRLATDQNFLVTHIPEENVDDLLAEPFAQEYSPDPGPFSRGAVGCTGNEFCTYAIIETKQRTKRWARELDERIDVPDEIEAIRMHMSGCSASCAQPQIADIGFRGETVKLDDEGEPPRGSDDASGQRPRAQDGSSIVEGMDFGLGGALGADNEFLDWIERAVPADAVIPAIEQLFESYAAERDDGERFYEWARRTDNDRLRTIMQRAEAPVARGVAHGD; this comes from the coding sequence ATGAATTCGACGGAACAGAAAAAACAGGAGAAACACCCGCTCGACGTGATCGACGACGTCTACGAGTACGCCGCCGAGGGGTGTACGTTCGAGGAGATCGAGGAGCGAGCGGGCGACGGCGAGTGGGAGCGCCTGAAGTGGGCCGGCATGTACGCCCAGAAGCAGGAGGGGTTCTTCATGATCCGGACGAAGGTGCCGGGTGGCTACCTGACGCCCGAGCAGGCCGAGGTCATCGGGGAGTGTGCCCAGGACTATGCCGTCGCGCCGGAGGAGTACGGCGGCGAGACCCAAAACGAGCTGTGGGGTGACGCCTACGTCGACATCACGACCCGACAGGACATCCAGAAACACTGGATCCGCGTCGAGGACATCCCAGAGATGTGGGACCGCTACGACGAGGTCGGACTGACGACCGTCCAGGGCTGTGGCGACTCCGCCCGGAACGTACTCGGCTGTCCCGCAGCCGGGATCAGCGACCACGAGTGTTTCGACGCCCAGCCCGTCGTCGACGCCGTCTCCGACTACTTCACGGGCAACCGCGAGTACGCGAACCTCCCGCGGAAGTTCAAGCTGACGATCACCGGCTGTGCACACGACTGCGCCCAGTCTCAGATCAACGACATCGGGCTCGTGCCGGCGAAGAAGGAACTCGAGGGAGAGTTCTACTACGGCTTCCACGCCCGCGTCGGTGGCGGGCTCTCCGACGGCCCGCGAATGGCCTCCGAACTCGACGTCTTCATCCCGCCGGAAGACGCCGTCGAGTTCTGCCGCGCCGTCGCCCAGACGTTCAAAGAGCTGGGCGACCGCCACAACCGCGGTCTCTGCCGGATGCGCTATCTCGTCGAACAACTCGGCCCCGAAACGTTCGAGGAGGCCGTCCGGGACCGTCTGACGGTGGCCCTCCCCACGGCTGGCGAGAACCTGACCGTGGGCTATCAGGGTGACCACGTCGGCGTCCACGACCAGAAACAGGCCGGACTCAAATACGTCGGCTTCAACGTCATCGCCGGTCGCATGGGCGGCGACGAGTTCGCGGAAGCAGCCCGCGCCGCGACGAAGTACGGCACCGACGAGGCCTCCGTCCGGCTGGCGACCGACCAGAACTTCCTGGTTACCCACATCCCCGAAGAGAACGTCGACGACCTGCTCGCCGAACCGTTCGCCCAGGAGTACAGCCCCGACCCTGGCCCGTTCTCCCGCGGTGCGGTGGGCTGTACGGGCAACGAGTTCTGCACGTACGCCATCATCGAGACCAAACAGCGCACCAAACGCTGGGCGCGCGAACTCGACGAGCGCATCGACGTCCCCGACGAGATCGAGGCCATCCGGATGCACATGTCCGGCTGCTCGGCGTCCTGTGCCCAGCCTCAGATCGCCGACATCGGCTTCCGGGGCGAGACGGTCAAGCTGGACGACGAGGGCGAGCCGCCACGCGGCTCGGATGACGCGAGCGGGCAGCGCCCGCGAGCGCAGGACGGGAGTTCGATCGTCGAAGGGATGGACTTCGGCCTCGGCGGTGCACTCGGTGCCGACAACGAGTTCTTAGACTGGATCGAACGCGCCGTCCCCGCCGACGCCGTCATCCCAGCCATCGAACAGCTGTTCGAGTCCTACGCCGCCGAACGCGACGACGGCGAACGGTTCTACGAGTGGGCCCGCCGGACCGACAACGACCGCCTCCGGACGATCATGCAGCGTGCCGAGGCACCCGTCGCTCGAGGTGTTGCCCATGGGGATTGA